A genomic region of Papaver somniferum cultivar HN1 chromosome 7, ASM357369v1, whole genome shotgun sequence contains the following coding sequences:
- the LOC113293102 gene encoding glucose-induced degradation protein 4 homolog: MPVRVVESSAPSQITGGNNEHSLPPACTLLSVGQAFAGTQNVSSLQKDEAWRVNVRIQGCDLGHGYLCGTMEALNVPLADTPVVTFWEGEIVDTKNYTFFTGKWEATPGDDIRHWSKFPSFNPLLSQVEADGGKSLDLSNYPYIFMRWKEQYFVNVGIDCGLTIAGFYYVCFSCSDGSINGFYYDPNSSPFQKLELKSTNEGRSGFSFSSYQLQ, encoded by the exons ATGCCTGTTAGAGTTGTTGAAAGTTCAGCTCCATCGCAAATTACAG GTGGGAATAATGAACATTCTCTTCCTCCAGCTTGTACACTTTTGAGTGTTGGGCAG GCTTTTGCTGGAACTCAAAACGTTTCAAGCTTACAGAAGGATGAAGCCTGGAGAGTTAATGTTCGAATTCAAGGATGTGACCTTGGTCATGGTTATTTATGCGGCACTATGGAAGCTCTTAATGTACCATTGGCAGACACACCA GTAGTGACATTTTGGGAGGGGGAGATTGTTGACACGAAGAATTATACATTTTTCACTGGCAAGTGGGAAGCAAC GCCAGGGGATGATATAAGGCACTGGTCCAAGTTTCCATCTTTTAATCCTTTGTTA AGTCAAGTGGAGGCCGATGGCGGAAAATCGTTGGACCTTAGTAACTATCCTTACATATTCATG AGATGGAAAGAGCAGTATTTTGTGAATGTTGGTATAGACTGCGGCTTAACCATTGCTGGTTTTTACTATGTGTGCTTCTCTTGTAGCGATGGATCTATCAATGGTTTTTATTATGATCCTAATAGCAG CCCTTTTCAAAAGCTTGAGCTGAAGTCAACCAACGAAGGAAGATCCGGCTTCAGCTTTTCTTCTTATCAGTTGCAATAA